TCTTAAAAGTTTAACGCCATCACAGAACTGACGCTATAATGTGAGGATGGATAAAGCCTATCGCTACCGTTTCTATCCTACCACCGAGCAAGAATCACTCTTGCGACGGACAATGGGCTGTGTACGGCTCGTCT
This Oscillatoria sp. FACHB-1406 DNA region includes the following protein-coding sequences:
- a CDS encoding helix-turn-helix domain-containing protein — protein: MDKAYRYRFYPTTEQESLLRRTMGCVRLV